In Allocoprobacillus halotolerans, a genomic segment contains:
- a CDS encoding alpha/beta fold hydrolase: MKRSAVFTSSMHISIRYYVYEPQVVLRIKGIVQIHHGLGEHADRYDHFASFLSSHGFVVVVSDFAGHGRSLIDFEQGYFGEHDGPAHLIEDMHHLQMIIRELYPDSPYFMLGIDLGSILIRKYMSAFGDFIEGAILLGTPSQVDFLYLKCIYLRLLKMWKGPLYKAQQYSRYVRNHFNKRVQMSDEMDWLTSDVSEKKKFLEDPMAHFAYTVQGYRDIIHTIQEVNHEKSIMKIPSYLSVYIGIGENDPMGVHIKKLVEKYKKIPIEDLTLEIFDGQRHALLFEKEKRRFIIIYYNGLMREHIYRVHSSLVDK, from the coding sequence ATGAAGCGTAGTGCTGTTTTTACATCTTCTATGCATATTAGTATTCGTTATTATGTTTATGAACCTCAAGTTGTTTTACGAATCAAAGGAATTGTGCAGATTCATCATGGTTTAGGTGAACATGCTGATCGTTATGATCATTTTGCTTCATTTCTTTCCAGTCATGGCTTTGTGGTTGTTGTAAGTGATTTTGCTGGTCATGGGCGTTCTTTGATTGATTTTGAACAAGGATATTTTGGTGAACATGATGGTCCAGCTCATTTGATTGAAGATATGCATCATTTACAGATGATTATAAGAGAACTTTATCCAGATTCACCCTATTTTATGTTAGGTATTGATTTAGGCTCTATTTTGATACGTAAATATATGAGTGCTTTTGGTGATTTTATTGAAGGAGCTATCTTATTAGGAACACCCTCTCAAGTTGATTTCTTGTATCTTAAATGTATTTATTTACGCTTGTTGAAAATGTGGAAAGGACCGCTTTATAAGGCTCAACAATATTCCCGTTATGTGCGAAATCATTTTAATAAAAGAGTGCAAATGAGTGATGAAATGGATTGGCTGACCAGTGATGTGAGTGAAAAGAAAAAGTTTTTAGAAGATCCAATGGCTCATTTTGCTTATACAGTTCAAGGTTATCGTGATATTATTCATACGATTCAGGAAGTCAATCATGAAAAATCAATCATGAAGATTCCTTCTTATTTATCGGTTTATATTGGTATTGGAGAAAATGATCCGATGGGTGTGCATATCAAAAAATTAGTTGAAAAATATAAAAAAATTCCTATTGAAGATTTAACTTTGGAAATATTTGACGGACAACGTCATGCTCTATTGTTTGAAAAAGAAAAAAGAAGGTTTATAATAATATATTACAATGGCTTGATGAGAGAACATATTTATAGAGTACACTCATCGTTGGTTGACAAATGA
- a CDS encoding tRNA (adenine(22)-N(1))-methyltransferase: protein MKLSKRLQAIADLIIKYKHGNILGDIGTDHAYLPCYVVEHGFQKAYACDIAKGPIQASIETIQSYHLEDKVIPLLGSGIEPLLEKTVDMISICGMGGKLIVDILDTHFDYIQNQRLILQANVGIEVLREYLYTHQIEILDETIIKDVHHIYEIIVCQKTSKSLTYQEADLYFGPCLRQNKTPLFYQKWQRQLEIHQNILTSLQKSHPRYQEVTHMIEMIEGEINESTKDY, encoded by the coding sequence ATGAAACTATCAAAAAGATTACAAGCCATTGCGGACTTGATTATCAAATATAAACATGGGAATATACTTGGAGATATTGGGACTGATCATGCCTATTTACCTTGTTATGTTGTCGAACATGGTTTTCAAAAGGCTTATGCCTGTGATATTGCGAAAGGTCCAATACAAGCATCTATCGAAACGATTCAAAGTTATCATTTAGAGGATAAGGTCATCCCACTACTTGGAAGTGGGATTGAACCTTTATTAGAGAAAACAGTGGATATGATTAGTATTTGTGGAATGGGTGGTAAACTGATTGTTGATATTTTGGATACGCATTTTGATTATATTCAAAATCAACGCCTCATTTTACAAGCAAATGTGGGAATAGAGGTCTTACGTGAATATTTATATACTCATCAAATAGAGATACTTGATGAAACGATTATCAAAGATGTACATCATATTTATGAAATTATTGTTTGTCAAAAAACAAGCAAGTCACTAACATATCAGGAAGCTGATTTGTATTTTGGTCCTTGTTTAAGACAAAATAAAACGCCTTTGTTTTATCAAAAGTGGCAAAGACAATTAGAAATTCATCAAAATATACTCACTTCATTACAAAAGAGTCATCCTCGTTATCAAGAAGTGACACATATGATTGAAATGATAGAAGGTGAAATCAATGAAAGCACAAAAGATTATTGA
- the rpoD gene encoding RNA polymerase sigma factor RpoD produces MKKETKKKATPVTLDDLKNLIKETAQAMGGKLSQDDLDAFLTKYDLDDESAEDLLSFITDNDILIEDGFDALDDLDDEQLMTGMASDLDDLEALESLDDLDNLDDLDSDIDNNVDDLDFGGDFDMLTGDTVNMYNNEEEDDSNQLGSNVKINDPVKMYLKEIGRVELLSHDEEISLAKRILEGDEEAKKKLAATNLRLVVSIAKRYVGRGMLFLDLIQEGNMGLIKAVEKFDYTKGFKFSTYATWWIRQAITRAIADQARTIRIPVHMVETINKLTRVQRQLIQELGREPTAEEISEKMDGMTPEKVREIQKISLEPVSLETPIGEEDDSHLGDFIEDEGAMSPDDYAANELLKDELNEVLLELTDREEKVLRLRFGLDDGRTRTLEEVGREFNVTRERIRQIEAKALRKLKHPSRSKRLKDFLDR; encoded by the coding sequence ATGAAAAAAGAAACAAAGAAAAAAGCGACACCTGTGACATTGGATGATTTGAAAAATTTAATCAAAGAAACAGCTCAGGCAATGGGTGGAAAATTATCACAAGATGATTTAGATGCCTTTTTAACAAAGTATGATTTAGATGATGAATCAGCTGAAGATTTATTATCATTTATCACAGATAATGATATTTTAATTGAAGATGGTTTTGATGCATTAGATGATCTTGATGATGAACAGCTTATGACCGGGATGGCCAGCGATTTAGATGATTTAGAAGCATTAGAATCTTTAGATGATTTAGATAATTTAGATGATTTAGATTCTGATATTGATAATAATGTTGATGATTTGGATTTCGGTGGCGACTTTGATATGTTAACAGGTGATACTGTTAATATGTATAATAATGAGGAAGAAGATGATTCTAATCAGCTTGGCAGCAATGTCAAAATCAACGATCCAGTGAAAATGTATTTAAAAGAAATTGGTCGTGTGGAATTATTAAGCCATGATGAAGAAATCTCATTGGCTAAAAGAATCTTAGAAGGCGATGAAGAAGCAAAGAAAAAATTAGCAGCGACCAATTTACGTCTTGTTGTCTCGATTGCGAAAAGATATGTAGGTAGAGGGATGTTATTCCTTGACCTTATTCAAGAAGGAAATATGGGGCTTATTAAAGCTGTTGAAAAATTTGATTATACCAAAGGATTTAAATTCTCAACTTATGCAACATGGTGGATTCGTCAGGCCATTACACGTGCAATTGCCGATCAAGCCAGAACAATTCGTATTCCTGTTCATATGGTAGAAACAATCAATAAATTGACAAGAGTACAAAGACAACTCATTCAAGAACTTGGTCGTGAACCAACAGCTGAAGAAATTTCTGAAAAAATGGATGGTATGACACCAGAAAAAGTGCGTGAAATTCAAAAGATTTCATTAGAACCTGTTTCTTTAGAAACACCAATTGGTGAGGAAGATGATTCTCATTTAGGTGATTTCATTGAAGATGAAGGAGCAATGTCACCAGATGACTATGCCGCTAATGAATTATTAAAAGATGAATTAAATGAAGTCTTATTAGAATTAACAGATCGTGAAGAAAAGGTTTTACGTTTACGTTTTGGTCTTGATGATGGACGTACAAGAACATTGGAAGAAGTTGGTAGAGAATTTAATGTTACACGTGAACGTATTCGTCAAATTGAAGCCAAGGCTTTAAGAAAATTAAAACATCCATCACGTTCAAAACGTTTAAAGGATTTCTTAGATCGTTAA
- a CDS encoding MATE family efflux transporter: MDQSRKSTDLIHGGIAKSIFWFSIPLLIGNLFQQLYNTVDAYVVGNYVSKQALAAVGASSPITNMLIGFFMGLATGAGVVIAQYYGANDEKRLKQSVHSSAALTIVMAIILTIAGVILTNPLLHIIGIPADVFPESSTYLTIYFGGITFALIYNMGAGVLRAVGDSKRPLYFLVVACLTNIVLDLLLVKVFHMGVAGAAIATDISQALSAFLVCVVLMRSHEVYALKVKKFVFIYRY; the protein is encoded by the coding sequence ATGGATCAAAGTCGAAAATCTACTGATTTGATTCATGGTGGTATTGCAAAATCTATTTTTTGGTTTTCTATACCACTATTGATTGGAAATTTATTTCAACAATTATACAACACAGTTGATGCTTATGTGGTTGGAAATTATGTATCTAAACAAGCATTAGCGGCCGTTGGAGCATCTTCACCCATTACCAATATGTTAATTGGTTTTTTTATGGGTTTAGCAACCGGTGCAGGTGTTGTCATTGCTCAATATTATGGTGCAAATGATGAAAAAAGATTAAAGCAATCTGTTCATAGTTCGGCTGCTTTAACAATTGTGATGGCGATTATCTTAACGATTGCTGGTGTTATATTAACCAATCCACTTTTACATATCATTGGCATACCAGCAGATGTTTTTCCTGAATCATCAACCTATTTGACGATTTATTTTGGTGGTATTACATTTGCTTTAATTTATAATATGGGAGCAGGTGTTTTACGTGCAGTTGGCGATTCCAAACGTCCACTTTATTTTTTAGTTGTCGCTTGTTTAACAAACATTGTCTTAGATTTATTACTTGTGAAAGTTTTTCATATGGGTGTTGCAGGAGCAGCCATTGCGACAGATATATCACAGGCATTAAGTGCTTTCCTTGTCTGTGTTGTTTTAATGCGAAGTCATGAAGTTTATGCATTAAAAGTGAAAAAATTCGTTTTCATTTACCGATATTAA
- the recO gene encoding DNA repair protein RecO translates to MILHVYTREYGKISVMARGIRKMTSKNARGCQEMMLSELTIHLKKGLSTLMKAIPVNYFRHIEENLESEIVGQYILEYFYRYVEDNQPLEKEYEMLYETLHALDVGYMPLLVYLLFNVFILDHNGVSLDVEGCVFCGSTQVVSISLEDGGFVCHKHIGSHPPYSQEVLKAFRHIHKIPIQAIDHLHVSSSVISILVPLMETLIEEYTGIQLKTSRFIHQIV, encoded by the coding sequence ATGATTTTGCATGTTTATACACGTGAATATGGAAAAATCAGTGTGATGGCAAGAGGCATTAGAAAAATGACAAGCAAAAATGCCAGAGGTTGTCAGGAAATGATGCTCAGTGAATTAACAATTCATCTCAAAAAAGGTTTGAGTACATTGATGAAGGCTATCCCGGTGAATTATTTTCGACATATTGAAGAAAATTTAGAAAGTGAAATTGTTGGACAGTATATTTTAGAATATTTTTATCGCTATGTAGAAGACAATCAACCACTTGAAAAAGAATATGAAATGTTATATGAAACTTTACATGCGTTGGATGTTGGTTATATGCCTTTGCTTGTTTATTTACTCTTTAATGTTTTTATTCTAGATCATAATGGTGTGTCCTTAGATGTAGAAGGTTGTGTTTTCTGTGGTTCTACACAAGTTGTTTCGATTTCATTAGAAGATGGTGGTTTTGTCTGTCATAAACATATTGGATCACATCCACCTTATTCACAAGAAGTTTTAAAAGCCTTTCGACATATTCATAAAATCCCTATTCAGGCCATTGATCATTTACATGTTTCTTCATCCGTTATTTCGATTTTGGTTCCTTTAATGGAAACATTGATTGAGGAATATACTGGAATTCAATTGAAAACATCACGTTTTATTCATCAAATTGTGTAG
- a CDS encoding NUDIX hydrolase, protein MCYIQKENQTLMLHRTKKENDVNGGKWIGVGGKFEEGESAEECMKREIYEETGLTALNLQLHGFVVFPELYHGQDEGMFIYTCHDFTGKIHECDEGDLQWINNEDIPTLSMWEGDYHFFEWIQDGKFHSAKIHYQNDKVIDYQEHAY, encoded by the coding sequence ATGTGTTATATTCAAAAAGAAAATCAAACGTTGATGTTGCATCGTACTAAAAAAGAAAATGATGTCAATGGTGGAAAATGGATTGGTGTTGGTGGAAAATTTGAAGAAGGTGAAAGTGCAGAAGAATGCATGAAAAGAGAAATCTATGAAGAAACAGGTTTAACAGCTTTAAATCTTCAACTGCATGGATTCGTTGTTTTTCCTGAACTTTATCATGGACAGGATGAAGGCATGTTTATTTATACATGTCATGATTTTACAGGTAAAATTCATGAATGTGATGAAGGTGACTTGCAATGGATCAACAATGAGGACATACCAACTCTTTCTATGTGGGAAGGAGATTATCACTTTTTTGAATGGATTCAAGATGGAAAATTTCATAGTGCAAAAATTCATTATCAAAATGATAAAGTCATTGATTATCAAGAACATGCTTATTAA
- a CDS encoding sigma factor-like helix-turn-helix DNA-binding protein, whose product MICTKSKKRISSLNEEQVESSTNLISEFFQQEQKRWLYEHIYQLPDKEKQVMLLSLETSLNDAFISEMLGLSVENIRVIRHRVKKKLIKQYQKEGYL is encoded by the coding sequence ATAATATGTACAAAAAGCAAAAAAAGAATAAGTTCTTTAAACGAAGAACAAGTAGAAAGTTCAACCAATCTAATTTCAGAGTTTTTTCAACAAGAACAAAAAAGATGGTTATATGAACATATCTATCAGTTACCTGATAAAGAAAAACAAGTGATGTTATTGTCATTAGAAACATCATTAAATGATGCCTTTATATCAGAAATGTTAGGCTTAAGTGTTGAGAATATTCGTGTGATTAGACATCGTGTGAAAAAGAAATTAATCAAACAATACCAAAAGGAGGGTTATTTATGA
- a CDS encoding site-2 protease family protein has translation MKNILYASLVLLGFGALIWGIGALYLYLFHSGYSIFHIIWMTIQFLFYLYITQWIHVVIHETGHLVFGLLSGYRFLSFRIMSFMWIRKDYHLCLKRYRLNGTGGQCLMAPPDFQNNHMPFVLYQLGGCLMNIIFAMIGCAIAIFSSSFNLFLLAFIIMGVLTALVNGVPMQIEDVDNDGYFRRTLIKFSETQKDLWLNLKEEEISVQNIRLKDMPDAWFENINTENLEHSIRVSSVVLYYQRLMDQHDFQTAYIIIKQLLNDNVAITKIQRNILLCDAFYCQMVFHQLDQAIAYYQSLDNDFQKRIQTFLVGLRTVYIYKKIIEKNGEATKFKQKLCSYKANYPYPIEIEMHEDLMDFIEYDVYG, from the coding sequence GTGAAAAATATTTTATATGCATCACTTGTACTTTTAGGTTTTGGTGCATTGATTTGGGGAATCGGAGCTTTATATTTGTATTTGTTTCATAGTGGTTATTCTATCTTTCATATCATATGGATGACCATTCAATTTCTCTTTTATTTATATATAACGCAATGGATTCATGTGGTAATTCATGAAACAGGGCATTTGGTATTTGGTTTATTAAGTGGTTATCGCTTTCTATCTTTTCGTATTATGAGTTTTATGTGGATTCGAAAAGATTATCATCTTTGTTTAAAAAGATATAGATTAAATGGAACGGGTGGACAGTGTTTAATGGCTCCACCTGATTTTCAAAATAATCATATGCCTTTTGTTCTTTATCAATTGGGTGGATGTTTGATGAATATCATCTTTGCGATGATTGGTTGTGCGATAGCCATTTTTTCTTCAAGTTTTAATCTTTTTTTACTTGCTTTTATCATTATGGGTGTTTTAACAGCTTTGGTTAATGGAGTTCCTATGCAAATTGAAGATGTAGATAATGATGGTTATTTTAGACGCACACTTATAAAATTTTCTGAAACACAAAAAGATTTATGGTTAAATTTAAAAGAGGAAGAAATCTCAGTACAAAATATCAGATTAAAAGATATGCCTGATGCTTGGTTTGAGAATATCAATACTGAAAACTTAGAACATAGTATAAGAGTTTCATCTGTTGTTTTGTATTATCAGCGTTTGATGGATCAACATGATTTTCAAACAGCTTATATAATCATTAAACAGCTTTTAAATGATAACGTCGCAATAACCAAAATTCAAAGAAATATTTTATTATGTGATGCCTTTTATTGTCAAATGGTTTTTCATCAGTTGGATCAGGCTATTGCATATTATCAATCTTTAGATAATGATTTTCAAAAGAGAATACAAACATTTCTTGTGGGTTTACGTACTGTTTATATTTATAAAAAAATCATTGAAAAAAATGGGGAAGCAACAAAGTTTAAACAAAAATTGTGTTCTTATAAAGCAAATTATCCATATCCTATTGAGATAGAAATGCATGAAGATTTGATGGATTTTATTGAATATGATGTTTATGGATAA
- a CDS encoding RNA polymerase sigma factor encodes MKRQELEIIYMQYYKPLLLYAFSLTHHKADAQDLVANTFVKALLSFKEGNIQAWLYRVLKNEFYNMYKKQKKNKFFKRRTSRKFNQSNFRVFSTRTKKMVI; translated from the coding sequence ATGAAAAGGCAAGAACTGGAAATCATATATATGCAATATTATAAGCCTTTGTTGTTATATGCATTTTCCCTCACACATCATAAAGCCGATGCACAGGATTTGGTTGCGAATACATTTGTAAAGGCATTGTTAAGTTTCAAAGAAGGTAATATTCAAGCTTGGCTTTATCGTGTCCTTAAAAATGAGTTTTATAATATGTACAAAAAGCAAAAAAAGAATAAGTTCTTTAAACGAAGAACAAGTAGAAAGTTCAACCAATCTAATTTCAGAGTTTTTTCAACAAGAACAAAAAAGATGGTTATATGA
- a CDS encoding DUF5700 domain-containing putative Zn-dependent protease, with translation MLNHKSVALKYEAKAGFMYNDQYRIIASYIIDYYRHHNQLEIADFINSIQKEELIQTVIEIAQSSLPQQYEEQAIDDYIETIGQNAKRMKKEQLLEQFRYILDPQQKAQILDEIVKLGGQ, from the coding sequence ATGTTAAATCATAAAAGCGTTGCTTTAAAATATGAAGCTAAAGCTGGTTTCATGTACAATGACCAATATCGTATCATTGCTTCTTATATTATTGACTATTATCGTCATCATAATCAATTAGAGATTGCTGATTTTATTAATAGTATACAAAAAGAAGAATTGATACAAACTGTGATAGAGATAGCTCAATCTTCATTACCTCAACAATATGAAGAACAGGCGATAGATGATTATATTGAAACGATTGGTCAAAATGCTAAGAGAATGAAAAAAGAACAGTTATTAGAACAATTTCGTTATATTTTAGATCCGCAACAAAAAGCACAGATATTAGATGAAATTGTGAAATTAGGAGGTCAATAA
- the dnaG gene encoding DNA primase, translated as MARLSQEKINEIRQSVDIVDVIGEYLSLQKKGRNYVALCPFHDDKNPSMSISPDRQIFMCFVCGTGGNVFTFLQKYLKISYIEAVKKVAEIGHVDLSEYHLDVVSRPIVKENVPLYQMHEEAQKIYSYYLNTKLGLEAKTYLMKRHFSDELIKEFRIGYAPLQATLYQAFEKLGFQEIDMIKSGLIVESYQHFDRFQDRIMFPLYNQQGQVVGFSGRIYKPTQTESKYMNSPESEIFIKGQTLYHYHQCKEAVKEAGFIYLLEGFMDVIAMYKAGIENTVAIMGTALTKGHMQALRRLTHHVRLCLDGDQAGQAAMSKAARELEEAGFQVSIVVLPEGHDPDEIYEEHGQEGLHEVLKKF; from the coding sequence ATGGCACGTCTATCACAAGAAAAGATTAATGAGATCAGACAAAGTGTTGATATTGTTGATGTGATTGGCGAATATCTTTCTTTACAGAAAAAAGGAAGAAACTATGTGGCATTATGCCCTTTTCATGACGATAAGAATCCGTCTATGTCCATTTCACCTGATCGACAGATTTTTATGTGTTTTGTGTGTGGGACAGGAGGCAATGTTTTTACCTTTTTACAGAAATATTTAAAAATATCATACATAGAAGCGGTGAAAAAAGTTGCCGAAATAGGTCATGTTGATTTAAGTGAATATCATTTAGATGTCGTTTCTAGACCCATTGTCAAAGAAAATGTTCCACTTTATCAAATGCACGAAGAAGCACAGAAGATTTATAGTTATTATTTGAATACAAAACTTGGTTTAGAGGCCAAGACGTATTTGATGAAACGTCATTTTTCGGATGAATTGATTAAAGAATTTCGAATTGGTTATGCGCCTTTACAGGCTACTTTGTATCAAGCTTTTGAAAAATTGGGTTTTCAGGAAATAGATATGATTAAATCAGGATTGATTGTGGAATCTTATCAACATTTTGATCGTTTTCAAGATCGTATTATGTTTCCACTTTATAATCAGCAAGGACAGGTTGTTGGTTTTAGTGGACGTATTTACAAGCCAACGCAAACTGAAAGTAAATATATGAACTCTCCTGAATCAGAGATTTTTATCAAAGGACAGACACTTTATCATTATCATCAATGTAAAGAAGCGGTCAAAGAGGCAGGGTTTATTTATTTGTTGGAAGGATTTATGGATGTCATTGCGATGTATAAAGCAGGAATTGAAAATACGGTTGCGATTATGGGAACCGCATTGACCAAAGGACATATGCAGGCCTTACGACGTTTGACACATCATGTGCGCCTTTGTTTAGATGGCGATCAGGCAGGACAGGCTGCTATGAGTAAAGCTGCTAGAGAATTAGAAGAGGCTGGTTTTCAAGTTTCCATTGTTGTGTTACCTGAAGGCCATGATCCTGATGAAATTTATGAAGAACATGGACAAGAAGGGTTACATGAAGTCTTAAAAAAGTTTTGA
- a CDS encoding Nif3-like dinuclear metal center hexameric protein encodes MKAQKIIEIMEKHYPLSLQEEWDKCGLQIGDVNTEVFKIMIALNADLQTIDEAIANNCQMLITHHPFLLDPIENINRDDFMGAFIFKAIEHHIVVYSSHTALDNVSMNQWLIEALGVHDIERGEDQITRIATLNQPMKMDDFLDHVQKTYHLEHFQYAGHVDMISKVAICGGSGADFMHQFYNQADAYLTGDTKYRHAKNAFDHHILLVDIHHQAEKIMVKKLKEVLQKEVNVEIIEGSSPDYYHYR; translated from the coding sequence ATGAAAGCACAAAAGATTATTGAAATCATGGAAAAACATTATCCTTTAAGTTTACAGGAAGAATGGGATAAATGTGGATTACAAATAGGTGATGTCAACACCGAAGTATTTAAGATAATGATTGCCTTAAATGCTGATTTACAGACAATCGATGAGGCCATTGCAAATAACTGTCAAATGTTAATTACTCATCATCCTTTCTTATTAGATCCAATTGAAAATATTAATCGTGATGATTTTATGGGAGCATTTATTTTTAAAGCCATTGAACATCATATTGTTGTTTATAGTTCACATACGGCTTTAGATAATGTGTCTATGAATCAGTGGTTGATTGAAGCTTTAGGGGTTCATGATATTGAACGTGGTGAAGATCAAATTACTCGTATAGCCACGCTTAATCAACCTATGAAAATGGATGATTTTCTTGATCATGTTCAAAAAACATATCATTTAGAACATTTCCAATATGCTGGACATGTGGATATGATTTCTAAAGTTGCGATATGTGGAGGCAGTGGTGCTGATTTTATGCATCAATTCTACAATCAAGCTGATGCTTATTTGACTGGAGATACTAAATATCGTCATGCGAAAAACGCCTTCGATCACCATATTTTGCTTGTGGATATTCATCATCAAGCCGAAAAGATTATGGTCAAAAAATTAAAAGAAGTTTTACAAAAGGAAGTGAATGTAGAGATAATCGAAGGAAGTTCTCCTGATTATTATCACTACCGTTAA
- a CDS encoding anti sigma factor C-terminal domain-containing protein has translation MAGGFSLHDPVRYVFTSEYDKKYPHFYLEEEITGDILEQKYLSMLKMMCDHKGFVDTLSSYSGISYQKYVDNYKKAQKEILAYGVRVSVKKNVLLDMIEKENISYAYIHDIKLSQYQK, from the coding sequence ATTGCAGGAGGTTTCTCTCTTCATGATCCAGTCAGGTATGTATTCACATCTGAGTATGATAAAAAATATCCTCACTTTTATTTAGAAGAAGAAATAACGGGAGATATTTTAGAACAGAAATATTTATCAATGTTGAAAATGATGTGTGATCATAAGGGTTTTGTGGATACATTGTCATCGTATTCAGGTATTTCTTATCAAAAATATGTGGACAATTACAAAAAGGCACAAAAAGAAATATTAGCATATGGTGTACGTGTCAGTGTGAAAAAGAATGTTCTTTTAGATATGATTGAAAAGGAAAATATATCTTATGCATATATCCATGATATAAAATTATCACAGTATCAAAAATAA